One part of the Haloprofundus halobius genome encodes these proteins:
- a CDS encoding pectate lyase, producing MTPNRRTFMRAVGAGSIGAALLPLTSGTAAAATIITIRGAGADIWSTEDAFHYFYESRSGDFDVVVRNTALERTEANAKTGIMVRESLEPDAKNVMLRRLPSGEASLQWRPEAGADTLSTTSGGEDESEVSDGSIEADWLRLTRSGDTIEAYGSTDGSDWTRIAQLTADNVELGSDTYVGLPVTSHVEGTLCTAELRDLSGLSPDTNRDIGDVQVAGSVSVEEGVPFVSTESATNVEATSATLNGDLTDIGGAESAECYFEYRKVPTESWQATSSTTLSSTGTFSAELDDLTSRRYYEVRAVAEMSDGDSTTGSTVAFGTPSRANGRGGENGPRSASQFDLGDGFADPAPWLDNDTPVIKITEPTTRQLEAALNVDGERLVVFETSGSIDLEEQQLTVTNDKLYIAGQTAPSPGITLVRGSIWLDSNDNVIQHIRVRPGDAGNESDWEPDCIFTEDGTENNVIDHCTATWGVDENISVGYDTSDTTVSNCLIAEALQDSSHSKGSHGYGSLIGNNAENVTLAGNVWAHTLDRNPRLKEGTRSVVVNNVVHHYKDGVWMDPDTQASIEGNVFEWPISDQPNVFGDGEAYLDDNVLNWDADVSMVGEGITELDSRPLWPDGLEALPADEVREHNFRNVGARPADRTPTDERIVEAVRNGDGSYIDSQEEVGGYPELPVNTRTLDIPQSGTGAWLRDRSREVEE from the coding sequence ATGACACCTAATAGGAGAACGTTCATGCGAGCAGTTGGTGCAGGGAGTATCGGAGCCGCGCTGTTACCGCTCACGAGCGGTACGGCGGCGGCGGCGACTATCATCACGATTCGAGGCGCGGGCGCGGACATCTGGAGTACAGAGGACGCCTTCCACTACTTCTACGAGTCGCGAAGCGGCGACTTCGACGTCGTCGTTCGGAACACGGCGCTCGAACGAACCGAGGCCAACGCGAAGACGGGCATCATGGTTCGAGAGTCGCTCGAGCCGGATGCGAAGAACGTCATGCTTCGGCGGCTACCCAGCGGCGAGGCGTCGCTGCAGTGGCGGCCGGAGGCCGGCGCCGACACGCTGAGCACGACCTCTGGCGGCGAGGACGAGAGCGAGGTGAGCGACGGGAGCATCGAGGCCGACTGGCTCCGCCTCACTCGTTCCGGGGACACGATCGAAGCCTACGGCTCCACCGACGGGAGCGACTGGACCCGTATCGCACAGCTCACCGCCGACAACGTCGAACTCGGCTCGGACACGTACGTCGGACTCCCGGTCACGAGTCACGTCGAGGGGACGCTCTGTACCGCGGAGCTCCGCGATCTCTCGGGACTCTCGCCGGACACCAACCGCGACATCGGTGACGTACAGGTCGCGGGGAGCGTCTCCGTCGAGGAGGGCGTCCCGTTCGTCTCGACGGAGTCGGCGACGAACGTGGAGGCGACGTCGGCGACACTCAACGGTGACCTCACCGACATCGGCGGCGCGGAGTCGGCCGAGTGTTACTTCGAGTACCGAAAGGTGCCGACGGAGTCGTGGCAGGCGACGAGTTCGACGACGCTCTCGTCGACTGGGACGTTCAGCGCGGAACTCGACGACCTCACGAGCCGACGCTACTACGAGGTGCGCGCGGTTGCGGAGATGAGCGACGGCGACTCGACGACCGGGTCGACGGTGGCGTTCGGGACGCCGAGTCGCGCGAACGGCCGCGGCGGCGAGAACGGCCCGCGGAGCGCCTCGCAGTTCGACCTCGGCGACGGGTTCGCCGACCCCGCGCCGTGGCTCGACAACGACACTCCGGTCATCAAGATCACCGAGCCGACGACGCGGCAGTTGGAGGCCGCGCTCAACGTCGACGGCGAGCGGCTGGTCGTGTTCGAGACGAGCGGGAGCATCGACCTGGAGGAACAGCAGCTCACGGTGACGAACGACAAGCTGTACATCGCCGGTCAGACGGCTCCCTCCCCCGGGATCACGCTCGTCCGCGGGAGCATCTGGCTCGACTCGAACGACAACGTCATCCAGCACATCCGCGTCCGGCCGGGCGACGCCGGCAACGAGAGCGACTGGGAGCCCGACTGCATCTTCACGGAGGACGGCACCGAGAACAATGTCATCGACCACTGTACGGCGACGTGGGGCGTCGACGAGAACATCTCGGTCGGCTACGACACCAGCGACACGACCGTGTCGAACTGCCTCATCGCGGAGGCGCTGCAGGACTCCTCGCACTCGAAGGGTTCGCACGGCTACGGCTCGCTCATCGGCAACAACGCCGAGAACGTCACGCTCGCCGGCAACGTCTGGGCGCACACCCTCGACCGCAACCCGCGGCTGAAAGAGGGGACTCGGTCCGTCGTCGTCAACAACGTGGTCCACCACTACAAGGACGGCGTCTGGATGGACCCCGACACGCAGGCGAGCATCGAGGGTAACGTCTTCGAGTGGCCCATCAGCGACCAGCCGAACGTCTTCGGCGACGGCGAGGCGTATCTCGACGACAACGTCCTGAACTGGGACGCGGACGTTTCGATGGTCGGCGAGGGAATCACCGAACTCGACTCGCGGCCGCTGTGGCCCGACGGACTGGAGGCGCTCCCGGCCGACGAGGTCCGCGAGCACAACTTCCGCAACGTCGGCGCGCGACCCGCCGACCGAACGCCGACCGACGAGCGAATCGTCGAGGCGGTGCGGAACGGAGACGGGTCGTACATCGACAGCCAGGAGGAGGTCGGCGGCTACCCCGAGCTCCCCGTGAACACCCGCACGCTGGACATCCCCCAGAGCGGGACGGGCGCCTGGCTTCGAGATCGGTCCCGGGAGGTCGAGGAGTAA
- a CDS encoding halocyanin domain-containing protein — MSETTRRRFLAATAGVTLSAGLVASPAVAQSKGQSDETDLSSWFDDVEGVTEIVDARGQPSVDVTVGAQGKGGAFAFDPAAVRVDPETTVVWTRTGDGGTHNVVAKDGSFESEYYESSGETFETTLDTDGVVRYACAPHETMGMNGALVVGDTVASLGGSDPTRTTDAADTPTTPTETFDGWLSNTDNYHELVDRRGESEVVVEVGTQGNGGQYAFDPPAVHVDPGTTVIWEWVGDLTYDVADPELGYHSEQVAGRGHRFAVKFDGHGLSTYDCTEYGGQGMRGVIVVGSGPTKRLSPLGYTVVGGGALLFGGPLAYGVREHFRNVTTSVG, encoded by the coding sequence ATGAGCGAGACAACACGCCGTCGGTTCCTCGCGGCGACGGCCGGTGTGACGCTCAGTGCCGGGCTCGTCGCGTCGCCGGCAGTCGCGCAGAGCAAGGGCCAGAGCGACGAGACCGACCTCTCGTCGTGGTTCGACGACGTCGAGGGCGTGACCGAAATCGTCGACGCTCGCGGACAGCCGTCGGTCGACGTCACGGTCGGAGCGCAGGGCAAGGGTGGTGCGTTCGCCTTCGACCCGGCCGCAGTCCGTGTCGACCCCGAAACGACCGTCGTCTGGACGCGGACCGGCGACGGCGGCACGCACAACGTCGTCGCGAAAGACGGGTCCTTCGAGTCCGAGTACTACGAATCGAGCGGTGAGACCTTCGAGACGACGCTCGATACCGACGGTGTCGTCCGCTACGCGTGTGCTCCCCACGAGACGATGGGGATGAATGGGGCGCTCGTCGTCGGCGATACGGTCGCCTCGCTCGGTGGGAGTGACCCGACCCGGACGACGGACGCGGCCGACACACCGACGACGCCCACCGAGACCTTCGACGGGTGGCTGTCGAACACCGACAACTACCACGAGTTAGTCGACCGACGCGGTGAGTCGGAAGTCGTCGTCGAGGTCGGAACCCAGGGCAACGGCGGGCAGTACGCGTTCGACCCACCTGCGGTACACGTCGACCCCGGGACGACCGTCATATGGGAGTGGGTCGGCGACCTGACCTACGACGTCGCGGACCCGGAACTGGGGTACCACAGCGAGCAGGTCGCCGGGCGCGGTCATCGGTTCGCCGTGAAGTTTGACGGTCACGGTCTGAGCACCTACGACTGTACCGAGTACGGCGGGCAGGGGATGCGCGGCGTAATCGTCGTCGGTTCGGGGCCGACGAAGCGGCTGTCACCGCTCGGCTACACGGTCGTTGGGGGCGGAGCGCTCCTGTTCGGCGGACCGCTCGCGTACGGGGTTCGCGAACATTTCCGCAACGTCACGACGAGCGTCGGGTGA
- a CDS encoding glycoside hydrolase family 28 protein has translation MSLPGTAQYDVRERGAVGDGDELDTEPIQRALDECAETGGTVHVPPGEYRTEPLRVGDDTTLHLDAGATLQFERDFAAFPSVESRWEGWDQVGFHPCLWVADAENVAVTGRGTIDGNGDYWWDFYHMPESEYPEGLRERLAEFDDRNGKSDDVSSFTLRPPLFQISGSENVTVSGVTLRNSPFWNTHVVYSENVTLHDVNVENPADAPNGDGIDIDSSRFVRVSDTYINAGDDAICIKSGKNAEGREVGRPAAQITVTNCTVEAGHGGVVIGSEMSGDVRDVTVTNCTFTDTDRGVRIKTQRDRGGVVEDLCFDTIVMRRVACPFVINGYYFTDIDSDPLPVDDGTPLVRNVHFHNVTAREVSYAGFLAGLPEQPFEGISFSDVRIDATRPLDATDHRPAMADNYEASHTFFAKSLADVTFTDVEIRTPESPGLAFEEVDSVSIDGLRFRGDAPSPAVTVSDVGETRIRGCAASSPTQAFLRASGSETERVSLCGNHGEFEAHVDIDESADVTLEQS, from the coding sequence ATGTCACTACCAGGGACGGCCCAGTACGACGTTCGCGAGCGCGGCGCCGTCGGCGACGGCGACGAACTCGACACCGAGCCGATTCAGCGCGCACTCGACGAGTGCGCCGAAACCGGGGGGACGGTACACGTCCCGCCCGGCGAGTACCGCACCGAACCGCTTCGCGTCGGCGACGACACGACACTCCACCTCGACGCGGGGGCGACGCTCCAGTTCGAACGGGACTTCGCCGCGTTCCCCTCCGTCGAGAGTCGCTGGGAGGGATGGGACCAGGTCGGGTTCCACCCGTGTCTCTGGGTCGCGGACGCGGAGAACGTCGCCGTTACCGGTCGCGGTACCATCGACGGAAACGGCGACTACTGGTGGGACTTTTACCACATGCCGGAGTCGGAGTACCCCGAAGGACTCCGGGAGCGACTCGCCGAGTTCGACGACCGAAACGGCAAGAGCGACGACGTGAGCAGTTTCACGCTTCGACCCCCGCTGTTTCAGATCTCCGGGTCGGAGAACGTCACCGTCTCCGGGGTCACGCTCCGGAACTCCCCGTTCTGGAACACACACGTCGTCTACTCCGAGAACGTCACGCTCCACGACGTGAACGTCGAGAACCCCGCCGACGCGCCGAACGGCGACGGTATCGATATCGACTCGTCCCGGTTCGTCAGGGTCAGCGATACGTACATCAACGCGGGTGACGACGCCATCTGCATCAAATCCGGCAAGAACGCGGAGGGGCGCGAGGTCGGACGACCCGCGGCGCAGATTACGGTCACCAACTGCACGGTCGAAGCCGGTCACGGCGGCGTCGTCATCGGGAGCGAGATGTCGGGCGACGTCAGAGACGTCACCGTCACCAACTGCACCTTCACGGACACCGATCGCGGCGTCCGAATCAAAACCCAGCGGGACCGCGGCGGCGTCGTCGAGGACTTGTGCTTCGACACCATCGTGATGCGGCGCGTCGCCTGTCCGTTCGTCATCAACGGCTACTACTTCACCGACATCGACAGCGACCCGCTTCCGGTCGACGACGGGACGCCGCTGGTGCGGAACGTCCACTTCCACAACGTCACCGCCCGGGAGGTGTCGTACGCGGGGTTCCTCGCGGGACTCCCCGAACAGCCCTTCGAGGGGATCTCGTTCTCCGACGTCCGCATCGACGCGACCCGGCCGCTCGACGCCACGGACCACAGACCGGCGATGGCCGACAACTACGAGGCCTCCCACACGTTCTTCGCCAAATCGCTGGCCGACGTGACGTTCACCGACGTGGAGATTCGGACGCCGGAGAGTCCCGGACTCGCGTTCGAGGAGGTCGACTCGGTCTCCATCGACGGCCTGCGGTTCCGCGGTGACGCGCCGTCGCCGGCCGTCACCGTCTCCGACGTCGGGGAGACCCGAATCCGAGGCTGTGCCGCCTCCTCGCCGACGCAGGCGTTTTTGCGCGCGAGCGGTTCAGAGACCGAACGAGTGTCGCTTTGCGGAAATCACGGTGAGTTCGAAGCGCACGTCGACATCGACGAG
- a CDS encoding NADP-dependent malic enzyme: protein MSLEDDARAYHREEPPGKIEISTTKSTSTQRDLSLAYSPGVAAPCLDIADDADRAYEYTAKGNLVGVVSNGSAVLGLGDIGGQASKPVMEGKGVLFKRFADIDVFDVELDVDDPDEFVRTVSAMEPTFGGVNLEDISAPECFEIEQRLREEMSIPVFHDDQHGTAIISGAALLNALDIVGKEPESIRVAFAGAGAAATATARFYRSLGVRAENIVMCDIDGILTTEREAKGALDDHHREFVRDVPPGGLEDAIDGADVLVGLSAGGIVSPEMVRSMADDPIIFAMANPDPEIGYEEAKNARDDTVVMATGRSDYPNQVNNVLGFPFIFRGALDVRATEINEAMKVAAAEALADLAREDVPDAVVKAYGDQTLQFGPEYLIPKPLDTRVLFEVSSAVAKAAMESGVARDRVELDSYREYLEGRVGKSLEMMRVVLNKAQSDPKRVVLAEGDDEKTIRAAARMETDGIAEPLLVGDSERIESVVAERGLDFEPRIVDPSVDVLESYAERLYRRRRRKGVTRREAASLVRTDPNYLASVMVDAGDADAMLTGLTHHYGPALRAPLQVIGTREGANYAAGVYLLAFPDRVVFCADATVNQDPTADVLAEIARHTADLARRFNVEPRVAMLSYSNFGSVDNEGTRKPREAARALRRDPAVDFPVDGEMQADTAVVEEILDGTYEFSTLAEPANVLIFPNLEAGNIGYKLLQRLGGAETIGPMLVGMDKPVHVLQRGDEVKDIVNLAGVAVVDAQEE from the coding sequence ATGTCTCTCGAAGATGACGCACGGGCGTACCACCGGGAGGAACCGCCGGGAAAGATCGAGATCTCGACGACGAAATCGACGAGCACGCAACGAGACCTGAGTCTGGCGTACTCGCCGGGCGTCGCCGCGCCGTGTCTGGACATCGCCGACGACGCCGACCGAGCCTACGAGTACACCGCCAAAGGCAACCTCGTCGGCGTCGTCTCGAACGGCAGCGCGGTGCTCGGTCTCGGTGATATCGGCGGACAGGCGTCGAAACCGGTGATGGAGGGCAAAGGCGTGCTGTTCAAGCGCTTCGCCGACATCGACGTGTTCGACGTCGAACTCGACGTCGACGACCCCGACGAGTTCGTTCGAACCGTTAGTGCGATGGAACCGACGTTCGGCGGCGTCAACCTCGAAGACATCAGCGCGCCGGAGTGTTTCGAGATAGAACAGCGACTCCGCGAGGAGATGTCGATTCCAGTCTTCCACGACGACCAGCACGGGACGGCCATCATCTCCGGGGCCGCGCTGCTCAACGCGCTCGATATCGTCGGCAAGGAGCCGGAATCCATCCGCGTCGCGTTCGCCGGCGCCGGGGCCGCGGCGACGGCGACCGCCCGATTCTACCGCTCGCTCGGCGTTCGCGCGGAGAACATCGTCATGTGCGATATCGACGGTATCCTCACGACCGAACGCGAGGCGAAGGGAGCGCTCGACGATCACCACCGCGAGTTCGTGCGCGACGTTCCGCCGGGCGGACTCGAAGACGCGATAGATGGCGCGGACGTGCTCGTCGGCCTCTCCGCCGGCGGCATCGTCTCGCCGGAAATGGTGCGGTCGATGGCCGACGACCCCATCATCTTCGCGATGGCGAACCCCGACCCCGAAATCGGCTACGAGGAGGCCAAAAACGCCCGCGACGACACCGTCGTCATGGCGACGGGGCGCTCTGACTACCCGAATCAGGTGAACAACGTGCTCGGCTTCCCGTTCATCTTCCGCGGAGCGCTCGACGTTCGCGCGACCGAGATAAACGAGGCGATGAAAGTCGCCGCCGCGGAGGCGCTCGCCGACCTCGCGCGCGAAGACGTCCCCGACGCCGTCGTGAAGGCGTACGGCGACCAGACGCTGCAGTTCGGCCCGGAGTACCTCATTCCGAAACCGCTGGACACCCGCGTGCTGTTCGAGGTGTCGTCGGCCGTCGCGAAGGCGGCCATGGAGAGCGGCGTCGCCCGCGACCGTGTCGAACTGGACAGCTACCGGGAGTACCTCGAAGGGCGGGTCGGGAAGTCGCTCGAGATGATGCGCGTCGTGCTCAACAAGGCGCAGAGCGACCCCAAACGAGTCGTGCTCGCGGAGGGCGACGACGAGAAGACGATTCGAGCGGCCGCCCGGATGGAGACGGACGGAATCGCGGAACCGCTTTTGGTCGGCGACAGCGAGCGGATCGAGTCGGTGGTCGCCGAGCGGGGCCTCGACTTCGAGCCTCGCATCGTCGACCCGTCTGTGGACGTGCTCGAATCGTACGCCGAGCGACTCTACCGGCGCCGTCGCCGGAAGGGTGTCACGCGGCGCGAGGCGGCGTCGCTCGTCCGGACGGACCCGAACTACCTCGCGAGCGTGATGGTCGACGCCGGGGACGCGGACGCGATGCTCACCGGACTCACCCACCACTACGGCCCGGCGCTTCGTGCACCGCTACAGGTCATCGGGACCCGCGAGGGGGCGAACTACGCTGCCGGCGTCTACCTCCTGGCGTTCCCGGACCGGGTGGTGTTCTGCGCGGACGCGACGGTCAATCAGGACCCGACGGCCGACGTGCTGGCCGAGATTGCCCGCCATACTGCCGACCTCGCACGCCGGTTCAACGTCGAACCGCGAGTGGCGATGCTGTCGTACTCGAACTTCGGCAGCGTCGACAACGAGGGCACCAGAAAGCCGCGCGAGGCCGCACGAGCGCTTCGGCGAGACCCCGCCGTCGACTTCCCCGTCGACGGCGAGATGCAGGCCGACACGGCCGTCGTCGAGGAGATCCTCGACGGAACCTACGAGTTCTCGACGCTCGCCGAACCGGCGAACGTGCTCATCTTCCCGAACCTCGAAGCAGGCAACATCGGCTACAAACTGCTGCAGCGCCTCGGCGGCGCGGAGACCATCGGCCCGATGCTCGTCGGCATGGATAAACCCGTCCACGTGCTCCAGCGCGGCGACGAAGTCAAGGACATCGTGAATCTGGCGGGTGTGGCCGTGGTGGACGCCCAAGAAGAGTAG